The Burkholderia mayonis genome window below encodes:
- the kdsA gene encoding 3-deoxy-8-phosphooctulonate synthase: MNVAISPGVTAGNDLPFVLFGGINVLESLDLTLDVCSEYVAVTRKLGIPFVFKASFDKANRSSIHSYRGVGLDEGLKIFDEVKERFGVPVITDVHEIEQAAPVAEVADVLQVPAFLARQTDLVVAIAKTGKPVNVKKPQFMSPAQLKHVVTKCREAGNDQVIVCERGSSFGYDNLVVDMLGFRQMAETTDCPVIFDVTHSLQCRDPLGDASSGRRRQVLDLARAGMAVGIAGLFLEAHPDPDRARCDGPSALPLHLLEGFLSQMKAIDDLVKRMPALDIR; this comes from the coding sequence ATGAACGTAGCAATCAGTCCCGGCGTGACGGCCGGCAACGACCTACCTTTCGTGCTGTTCGGCGGGATCAACGTGCTTGAGAGTCTCGACTTGACGCTCGACGTGTGCAGCGAGTACGTCGCGGTTACGCGCAAGCTCGGGATCCCGTTCGTGTTCAAGGCGTCGTTCGACAAAGCGAACCGTTCGTCGATCCATTCGTATCGCGGCGTCGGGCTCGACGAGGGCCTGAAGATCTTCGACGAGGTGAAGGAACGCTTTGGCGTGCCGGTGATTACCGACGTCCACGAAATCGAGCAGGCCGCGCCGGTCGCCGAGGTCGCGGACGTGCTGCAAGTGCCCGCGTTCCTCGCGCGCCAGACCGATCTCGTCGTCGCGATCGCGAAGACCGGCAAGCCGGTGAACGTGAAGAAGCCGCAGTTCATGAGCCCGGCGCAACTGAAGCACGTGGTGACGAAATGCCGGGAGGCCGGCAACGATCAGGTGATTGTGTGCGAGCGCGGCAGCTCGTTCGGCTATGACAATCTCGTTGTCGATATGCTCGGCTTCCGGCAGATGGCGGAGACGACGGACTGCCCCGTGATCTTCGACGTCACGCATAGCCTGCAATGCCGCGATCCGCTCGGCGACGCGTCGAGCGGCCGGCGCCGGCAAGTGCTCGATCTCGCGCGCGCGGGCATGGCGGTCGGCATCGCGGGGCTTTTTCTCGAAGCGCATCCCGATCCGGATCGCGCGCGCTGCGACGGGCCGAGCGCGCTGCCGCTGCATCTGCTCGAAGGCTTCCTGTCGCAGATGAAGGCGATCGATGATCTCGTCAAGCGCATGCCGGCGCTCGATATCCGATGA
- a CDS encoding KpsF/GutQ family sugar-phosphate isomerase — protein MNHHNYLDSARQVFDIESRALAGLSARIGESFGDAVDAILHSSGRVVVCGMGKSGIIGRKIAATLASTGTPSFFMHPGEAYHGDLGMVTSADTFLAISYSGETDEVIKLIPFLKSNRNHLVALTGNARSTLAKAAHSHLDVGVEQEACPLQLAPTSSTMAALAMGDALAVTLMKARGFRPENFARFHPGGSLGRRLLSKVDDEMAAHDLPFVDANAQAIDVLQAMTRGRLGLAIVRCETGWGIITDGDIRRAVETHGDALFRRVAADLMSIDPAMVRVGTRVEDALLLMEARHINALLVFDGDDVVGVFKK, from the coding sequence ATGAACCATCACAACTATCTTGATTCCGCGCGACAAGTCTTCGACATCGAATCGCGGGCGCTCGCGGGCTTGTCCGCTCGCATCGGCGAGTCGTTCGGCGACGCAGTCGACGCGATCCTGCATTCCAGCGGCCGCGTAGTCGTGTGCGGGATGGGCAAATCCGGAATCATCGGGCGCAAGATCGCGGCGACGCTCGCGAGCACCGGCACGCCGAGCTTCTTCATGCATCCGGGGGAGGCGTATCACGGCGACCTCGGCATGGTGACGTCGGCCGACACGTTTCTCGCGATCTCGTATTCGGGCGAAACCGATGAGGTGATCAAGCTGATTCCGTTTCTGAAGAGCAACCGCAACCATCTCGTCGCGTTGACGGGCAACGCGCGATCGACGCTCGCGAAGGCGGCGCACAGCCATCTCGACGTCGGCGTCGAGCAGGAGGCGTGTCCGCTTCAGCTCGCGCCGACGTCGTCGACCATGGCGGCGCTCGCGATGGGCGACGCGCTGGCCGTCACGCTGATGAAGGCGCGCGGCTTTCGGCCGGAGAACTTCGCGCGGTTTCATCCGGGCGGCTCGCTTGGCCGCCGCCTGCTGTCGAAGGTCGACGACGAAATGGCCGCGCACGACTTGCCGTTCGTCGACGCGAACGCGCAGGCGATCGACGTGCTGCAGGCGATGACGCGTGGCCGGCTCGGGCTTGCGATCGTTCGATGCGAAACGGGCTGGGGGATCATCACCGACGGCGACATCCGGCGCGCAGTCGAGACACATGGCGATGCGTTGTTTCGCCGTGTCGCGGCGGATCTGATGTCGATCGATCCGGCGATGGTGCGCGTCGGCACGCGCGTCGAGGACGCATTGCTGCTGATGGAGGCGCGGCACATCAACGCGCTGCTCGTGTTCGACGGCGACGACGTCGTCGGCGTGTTCAAGAAGTAG
- a CDS encoding capsular biosynthesis protein translates to MIVVVVDSMERYYFAARLVKSIRKEFDFLFATSEPVAHLMALGAGFRSVYLRRGAQASAARDAAGAIRSDASIEVLNGQMTPELARADATAIFAAMSGLFRRHLISQCLMWNGQQLVCRAVAHACAAHGIPAKFVEISNLPDKLFVDRLGVNALSSISRNPAVIDALPMPTEDAHRRWLARYERYKARPLPQARTSWKRKAVSAVNYALKLATRGVARKRLNTVRATNGTVAPTQAKALTVKELSALRYVFLPLQVSGDTQIKLHSDVDNLKAIRLAFEHAANECADLIVKLHPAECDTTVIDEVLRMQRVYHFDLVTSPTTDLIKHAHSVVTINSTVGLEALLYGKPVVSLGRCFYKEFDRTRLLKYIHSFLIDGIDYFGTGEIAPRAARNVFSMKH, encoded by the coding sequence ATGATTGTCGTCGTCGTCGATTCCATGGAGCGTTATTACTTCGCCGCGCGGCTCGTGAAGTCGATCAGAAAGGAGTTCGATTTTCTGTTCGCGACGAGCGAGCCGGTCGCGCATCTGATGGCGCTGGGTGCGGGATTCCGGTCGGTCTATTTGCGGCGCGGCGCGCAGGCATCCGCCGCGCGCGATGCCGCAGGCGCGATCCGTTCCGACGCGTCGATCGAAGTGCTGAACGGGCAGATGACGCCCGAGCTCGCACGCGCCGACGCGACGGCGATCTTCGCGGCGATGTCCGGCCTATTTCGCCGCCATCTGATTTCGCAGTGCCTGATGTGGAACGGTCAGCAGCTCGTCTGCCGCGCGGTTGCGCATGCGTGCGCGGCGCACGGGATTCCGGCGAAGTTCGTCGAAATCTCGAATCTGCCGGACAAGCTGTTCGTCGACCGGCTCGGCGTCAACGCGCTGTCGTCGATCAGCCGCAACCCGGCTGTGATCGACGCGCTGCCGATGCCGACCGAAGACGCGCATCGCCGCTGGCTCGCGCGCTACGAACGATACAAGGCAAGGCCGCTGCCGCAGGCGCGCACGTCGTGGAAGCGCAAGGCGGTATCGGCCGTCAACTATGCGCTGAAGCTCGCAACGCGCGGCGTCGCGCGCAAACGTTTGAACACGGTGCGCGCGACGAATGGGACGGTTGCGCCGACTCAGGCGAAAGCGTTGACGGTGAAGGAGCTGTCGGCGTTGCGCTACGTGTTCCTGCCGCTGCAAGTGTCCGGCGATACGCAGATCAAGCTGCATTCGGATGTCGACAATCTGAAGGCGATTCGGCTCGCGTTCGAGCACGCGGCGAACGAGTGCGCGGATCTGATCGTCAAGCTGCATCCGGCCGAGTGCGACACCACGGTGATCGACGAAGTGCTGCGCATGCAGCGCGTTTATCATTTCGACCTCGTCACGTCGCCGACCACCGATCTCATCAAGCATGCGCATTCGGTCGTCACGATCAATTCGACGGTCGGACTCGAGGCGCTCCTGTACGGCAAGCCGGTCGTGTCGCTCGGCCGCTGCTTCTACAAGGAATTCGATCGCACGCGGCTCCTCAAGTACATCCATTCGTTCCTGATCGACGGAATCGATTATTTCGGCACGGGCGAGATCGCGCCGCGCGCGGCGAGGAACGTGTTTTCGATGAAGCACTGA
- a CDS encoding polysaccharide biosynthesis tyrosine autokinase yields the protein MNSNPSGTQAPAEGDGDTDFIAILDILIESRWLIAAIASGCLVIGGAYAVLSKPVYQADILIQVEDSPDTSAAKSLLGDVSSLFDVKSSAAAETQILASRLVVSRAVDNLKLFIDAKPKRFPVIGNWLARRHEGLSNPGFAGFGGYAWGQERIDVAVFDVPRSLEGDAFELTLLDGRRYRLDGGDLERSVEGVVGKLERFPAAGGAIALRVDSVAAKPGATFRLVRNSRLRTIEDLQDNLDVQERVKQSDVVVASLRDIDPELVSSALNEIGRQYIAQNIQRKSAEAAQSLEFLNGQLPMLKQQLTDSEARLTKLRDEHGTVDLTEEAKLALAQSADAKTRLLELQQKRHELLSRFTPKHPDVVAIDRQIAALDGYRGTAEQQIRRLPDLQQQIVRLMLDVKVNTDLYTALLNNMQQLQLVRAGKVGNVRLVDTAAVPEVPVKPKKAFVALASLLLGVLAGCGTAVGRSMLFHGISDPNEIERRLGLNVYATVPRSEQQRALTERAKRKEHVMSLLSVVHPDEPAVESLRSLRTALQFAMLEAKNNVVVIAGPAPGVGKSFVSANLAAVLTMAGKRVLLIDGDIRKGHLNDYLGLARGNGLSELIADTVRLDDVLHRDVIDGLDFISTGAMPKNPAELLLNARVPALIDAFSKRYDVVVIDSPPVLAVADTGILAATAGTAFLVALAGSTKLGEIAESTKRLSQNGVRLSGVVFNGINPRLGQYGYGSKYGGYRYVAYEYGAKQDA from the coding sequence TACGGATTTCATCGCCATTCTCGACATCCTGATCGAAAGCCGATGGCTGATCGCCGCGATCGCGTCCGGCTGTCTCGTCATCGGCGGCGCGTATGCGGTGCTCAGCAAGCCGGTCTATCAGGCGGACATCCTGATCCAGGTCGAGGACAGCCCCGACACGTCCGCCGCGAAAAGCCTGCTCGGCGACGTGTCGTCGCTCTTCGACGTGAAATCGTCGGCGGCGGCCGAGACGCAGATTCTCGCGTCGCGGCTCGTCGTGTCGCGCGCGGTCGACAACCTGAAGCTCTTCATCGACGCGAAGCCGAAGCGCTTCCCTGTCATCGGCAACTGGCTCGCCCGCCGCCACGAAGGACTGTCGAATCCGGGTTTCGCCGGCTTCGGCGGCTACGCGTGGGGCCAGGAGCGCATCGACGTCGCGGTGTTCGACGTGCCGCGCTCGCTCGAAGGCGATGCGTTCGAGCTGACGCTGCTCGATGGGCGCCGCTATCGGCTCGACGGCGGAGATCTCGAGCGCAGCGTCGAAGGCGTCGTCGGCAAGCTCGAACGCTTTCCGGCGGCTGGCGGGGCGATCGCGCTGCGCGTCGATTCGGTCGCCGCGAAGCCGGGCGCGACGTTCAGGCTCGTGCGCAACTCGCGGTTGCGGACGATCGAGGATCTGCAGGACAACCTCGACGTGCAGGAGCGCGTCAAGCAATCGGACGTCGTGGTCGCGAGCCTGCGCGACATCGATCCTGAGCTCGTCAGCAGCGCGCTCAACGAGATCGGGCGGCAATACATCGCGCAGAACATCCAGCGCAAGTCGGCGGAAGCCGCGCAATCGCTCGAGTTCCTCAATGGGCAACTGCCGATGCTCAAGCAGCAACTCACCGATTCCGAAGCACGCCTGACGAAATTGCGCGACGAGCACGGCACGGTCGATCTGACCGAAGAGGCGAAGCTCGCGCTCGCGCAATCCGCCGACGCGAAGACGCGCCTGCTCGAGCTGCAGCAGAAGCGGCACGAGCTGCTGTCGCGCTTCACGCCGAAACACCCGGACGTCGTCGCGATCGATCGGCAGATCGCGGCGCTCGACGGCTATCGCGGCACGGCCGAGCAGCAGATCAGGCGTCTGCCGGACCTGCAGCAGCAGATCGTGCGGCTGATGCTCGACGTGAAGGTCAACACCGATCTCTACACGGCGCTGCTGAACAACATGCAGCAGTTGCAGCTCGTGCGCGCGGGCAAGGTCGGCAACGTGAGGCTCGTCGATACGGCCGCAGTGCCCGAGGTGCCCGTCAAGCCGAAGAAGGCGTTCGTCGCGCTCGCGTCGCTGCTGCTCGGCGTGCTCGCCGGCTGCGGGACGGCGGTCGGCCGGTCGATGCTGTTCCATGGCATCTCGGATCCGAACGAGATCGAGCGCCGCCTGGGTTTGAACGTCTATGCGACCGTGCCGCGCAGCGAACAGCAGCGGGCGTTGACCGAGCGCGCGAAGCGCAAGGAGCACGTGATGTCGCTGCTGTCCGTCGTGCATCCGGACGAGCCGGCCGTCGAAAGCCTGCGCAGCCTGCGCACGGCGCTGCAGTTCGCGATGCTCGAAGCGAAGAACAACGTCGTCGTGATCGCGGGTCCCGCGCCCGGCGTCGGCAAGTCGTTCGTATCGGCGAATCTCGCCGCCGTCCTGACGATGGCGGGCAAGCGCGTCCTGCTGATCGACGGCGACATCCGCAAGGGGCATCTGAACGACTATCTCGGCCTCGCGCGCGGCAATGGCCTTTCCGAGCTGATCGCGGATACCGTGCGGCTCGACGACGTGCTGCATCGCGACGTGATCGACGGACTCGATTTCATCTCGACGGGCGCGATGCCGAAGAATCCGGCGGAGCTGCTGCTCAACGCGCGCGTGCCGGCGCTGATCGATGCGTTCTCGAAGCGCTACGATGTCGTCGTGATCGACTCGCCGCCCGTGCTCGCGGTGGCCGATACGGGCATCCTCGCCGCGACGGCGGGCACCGCGTTCCTCGTCGCGCTCGCCGGCTCGACGAAGCTCGGCGAGATCGCCGAATCGACGAAACGGCTCTCGCAGAACGGCGTGCGCCTGAGCGGCGTCGTGTTCAACGGGATCAATCCGCGCCTCGGCCAGTACGGGTACGGATCGAAGTACGGCGGCTATCGCTACGTCGCGTACGAATACGGAGCGAAGCAGGATGCGTGA
- a CDS encoding lipopolysaccharide biosynthesis protein encodes MIRVRDSIVSLCGVVAGQIALFGCISLIGRFQGPEALGHFNYLLALATFAGTLFACRYELACVSDSPADSFNAFVNVMALSVAFVALGCAAIFITGHTELYVAAAYGFAMFVQLAAGGYLNSLRRYGWIAASRIAVNGSFLVCIAATVFLPALGPIDAFGAYTAVTALVALLLLIAVALHGKRRGYSFAVTRAFFVEHSRFAKYILPSTLCGSVLTYALAIVIPHWFDAQSAGYFAAAYRLGFFPVSLIAQSLGGVFRRDAMAAMARDDARAMVPKVFGAYARSLALLAAGYAAGGALLFGPLVELFFGARWSGAIAFFQCMIPLFAFQMIYVPLSQIFLAARAQRVDFLFQLGSGAVLAGALCTAKLANLSVLASVRLFSFSGAVLMIAGIALTFGVMNGSVSRRRAGA; translated from the coding sequence ATGATCCGTGTCCGCGATTCGATCGTGTCGCTGTGCGGCGTCGTCGCCGGGCAGATCGCGCTCTTCGGCTGTATCTCGCTGATCGGACGCTTTCAGGGGCCGGAGGCGCTCGGCCACTTCAACTATCTGCTCGCGCTGGCGACGTTCGCTGGCACGTTGTTCGCGTGCCGCTACGAGCTCGCCTGCGTGAGCGACAGCCCGGCCGATTCGTTCAACGCGTTCGTCAACGTGATGGCGCTGAGCGTCGCGTTCGTCGCGCTCGGCTGCGCGGCGATCTTCATCACGGGTCACACGGAGCTGTACGTCGCCGCCGCTTACGGTTTTGCGATGTTCGTCCAACTGGCGGCGGGCGGCTATCTGAACAGCCTGAGACGCTATGGCTGGATCGCCGCGAGCCGGATTGCCGTGAACGGGTCGTTTCTCGTCTGCATCGCCGCCACGGTGTTCCTGCCGGCGCTCGGGCCGATCGACGCATTCGGCGCATATACGGCGGTGACGGCGCTCGTCGCGCTGCTGCTGCTGATCGCAGTCGCGCTGCACGGCAAGCGGCGCGGCTATTCGTTTGCCGTGACGCGCGCGTTCTTCGTCGAGCACAGCCGGTTCGCGAAGTACATCCTGCCTTCGACGCTCTGCGGTTCGGTGCTGACCTATGCGCTCGCGATCGTGATTCCACATTGGTTCGATGCGCAGAGCGCCGGCTATTTCGCGGCCGCGTACCGGCTCGGATTCTTTCCCGTGTCGCTGATCGCGCAGAGCCTGGGCGGCGTATTCCGGCGCGATGCGATGGCCGCGATGGCGCGCGACGACGCGCGCGCGATGGTGCCGAAAGTGTTCGGCGCATATGCGCGATCGCTCGCGCTGCTCGCGGCGGGCTATGCGGCAGGCGGCGCGCTCTTGTTCGGCCCGCTCGTCGAACTCTTTTTCGGCGCGCGCTGGAGCGGTGCGATCGCATTCTTCCAATGCATGATCCCGCTCTTCGCATTCCAGATGATCTACGTGCCGCTGTCGCAGATCTTCCTTGCGGCGCGCGCGCAGCGCGTCGATTTCCTGTTTCAGCTCGGGTCTGGCGCCGTGCTCGCCGGCGCGCTGTGTACGGCGAAGCTCGCGAACCTGTCGGTACTCGCGAGCGTGCGCTTGTTCTCGTTTTCCGGCGCCGTGCTGATGATCGCCGGCATCGCGCTGACGTTCGGCGTGATGAACGGCAGCGTGTCGCGTCGGCGTGCCGGCGCATGA
- a CDS encoding glycosyltransferase, translating into MTADVAEKRCRAMPSKDGATRGGRARMKIVQVLESSATGTLSMVCLIANRFAREGHDVHVVYSIRPDTPADFHALFDATVKLRHIQMKGVPLLPALLELRRTLIGIGPDVVHLHSSFAGFLGRIASLFALRQAAFFYSPHCISFMRRDISALKRLAFVALERIACVKRCLYIACSDSERDAVRAHLRQPVVVVENAVGAMPSPANADSADTREPVMRVATVGGIRPQKNPRLFAEIARRLQGSSMRFIWIGDGDAALKTELRYAGVEVAGWLGRAEVVAGLRRVDVYLSTSSWEGMPVSVIEAMLLGLPVVASACAGNVDVIRHLQTGAIFRGAEDAVELLASIERDAALRARLAVAARREARERFGEERFFRQLAPVYAAHLARASR; encoded by the coding sequence ATGACGGCCGACGTCGCGGAAAAACGGTGCCGCGCGATGCCGTCGAAGGATGGTGCGACGCGAGGCGGGCGCGCGCGGATGAAGATCGTCCAGGTTCTCGAATCGAGCGCGACGGGCACGTTGTCGATGGTGTGCCTGATCGCGAATCGCTTCGCGCGCGAGGGACACGACGTGCACGTAGTCTATTCGATCCGGCCCGATACGCCCGCGGATTTTCATGCGCTGTTCGACGCGACGGTCAAGTTGCGCCACATCCAGATGAAGGGTGTGCCGCTGCTGCCGGCATTGCTCGAACTCCGGCGCACGCTAATCGGCATCGGGCCGGACGTCGTGCATCTGCATTCTTCGTTCGCGGGATTCCTCGGGCGAATCGCGTCGCTGTTCGCGTTGCGGCAGGCGGCGTTCTTCTACAGCCCGCACTGCATCTCGTTCATGCGCCGCGACATTTCGGCGCTGAAGCGGCTGGCGTTCGTCGCGCTCGAACGGATCGCGTGCGTGAAGCGTTGCCTCTATATCGCTTGCTCGGACAGCGAACGCGATGCGGTTCGCGCGCACTTGCGGCAGCCGGTCGTGGTGGTCGAGAACGCGGTCGGCGCAATGCCGTCGCCCGCGAACGCCGATTCGGCCGATACGCGCGAGCCGGTGATGCGGGTCGCGACGGTCGGCGGCATCCGCCCGCAGAAGAATCCGCGGCTGTTCGCCGAGATCGCGCGCCGCTTGCAAGGCTCGAGCATGCGTTTCATCTGGATCGGCGACGGCGACGCCGCGCTCAAGACGGAACTGCGCTACGCCGGCGTCGAGGTCGCCGGCTGGCTCGGCCGAGCGGAAGTCGTCGCAGGATTGCGGCGCGTGGACGTATATTTGTCGACGTCGTCATGGGAGGGCATGCCCGTGTCGGTCATCGAAGCGATGCTGCTCGGCTTGCCTGTCGTCGCGTCGGCATGCGCGGGAAACGTCGATGTCATACGGCATTTGCAAACTGGCGCGATATTTCGCGGCGCCGAAGACGCGGTCGAACTGCTCGCGTCGATCGAGCGCGATGCGGCGCTGCGCGCGCGCCTTGCCGTCGCGGCGCGACGCGAAGCCCGCGAGCGCTTCGGCGAAGAACGCTTTTTCCGGCAACTGGCGCCAGTCTACGCGGCGCATCTTGCGCGCGCGTCTCGATGA
- a CDS encoding KdsC family phosphatase, which yields MSAPAYRGAIRLVLFDVDGVLTDGRLHVTGDGEFMKSFHAKDGIAIALLRAHGIRSGILSGRHSAPLAWRAQQLGFDVFVSGCDDKRAGYARIKAEDALADDAIAFAGDDVNDLPVIEAVGVSYAPADAHALVKRRVDYVVSRAGGEGVAREVAEHVLMRSGLSLDEAYRPLMDRWGMHDIVQ from the coding sequence ATGAGCGCGCCCGCGTATCGCGGCGCGATCCGGCTCGTGCTGTTCGATGTCGACGGCGTGCTGACCGACGGCCGGCTGCACGTGACGGGCGACGGCGAGTTCATGAAGAGCTTTCACGCGAAGGACGGCATCGCCATCGCGCTGCTGCGCGCGCACGGCATTCGCAGCGGCATTCTGTCGGGCCGCCACAGCGCGCCCCTCGCGTGGCGCGCGCAGCAGCTCGGCTTCGACGTGTTCGTGTCGGGTTGCGACGACAAGCGCGCGGGCTACGCACGCATCAAGGCAGAGGATGCGCTCGCCGACGATGCGATCGCCTTTGCCGGCGACGACGTGAACGATCTGCCGGTGATCGAGGCGGTTGGCGTTTCGTATGCGCCCGCCGATGCGCACGCGCTCGTCAAGCGGCGCGTCGACTACGTCGTCTCGCGGGCGGGCGGCGAGGGCGTCGCGCGCGAAGTGGCCGAGCACGTGCTGATGCGTTCGGGGTTGTCGCTCGACGAAGCGTATCGGCCGCTGATGGATCGATGGGGAATGCATGACATCGTTCAATGA
- a CDS encoding serine O-acetyltransferase yields the protein MRTTLKQTIEAIVDDCRRNAFFKTRCVVVFFRIANYLACRSKLTLAFGAPVIALYIVVCDWIMGIEIPVKTKIGKGLTLYHGTGLVINGYCKIGERCVMRHGVTIGNTLRPDGTYSGVPTVGDDVEFGAHSVALGEIRIGNRARVGAGAVVLRDVPDGGVAVGVPARVLEKEKGTA from the coding sequence ATGCGCACGACCTTGAAACAGACGATCGAAGCAATCGTCGACGATTGCCGGCGCAACGCGTTCTTCAAGACGCGCTGCGTCGTCGTGTTCTTCCGGATCGCGAACTATCTCGCGTGCCGCAGCAAGCTGACGCTCGCGTTTGGCGCGCCGGTGATCGCGCTCTACATCGTCGTCTGCGACTGGATCATGGGCATCGAGATCCCGGTCAAGACGAAAATCGGCAAGGGTCTCACGCTGTATCACGGCACGGGGCTCGTCATCAACGGCTATTGCAAGATCGGCGAGCGCTGCGTGATGCGGCACGGCGTGACGATCGGCAACACGCTGCGGCCCGACGGCACATACAGCGGCGTGCCGACCGTCGGCGACGACGTCGAGTTCGGCGCGCACAGCGTCGCGCTCGGCGAGATTCGGATCGGCAACCGTGCGCGCGTCGGCGCAGGCGCCGTCGTGCTGCGGGACGTGCCGGACGGCGGCGTCGCGGTGGGCGTGCCGGCGCGCGTGCTCGAGAAGGAGAAGGGCACAGCATGA
- the galU gene encoding UTP--glucose-1-phosphate uridylyltransferase GalU yields MLKVTKAVFPVAGLGTRFLPATKASPKEMLPVVDKPLIQYAVEEAIAAGITEMIFVTGRSKRAIEDHFDKSYEIEAELEARGKEKLLSLVRSIKPRNVDCFYVRQAEALGLGHAVLCAEKLVGDSPFAVVLADDLLDGRPPVLRQMIDVFNHYHTSVVGVEEIALQHSKSYGVIDGKRWEDDLFKLSGIVEKPEPAVAPSNFGVVGRYVLKPRIFDHLRSLKPGAGGELQLTDALQSLLKDEQVLAYRYDGARFDCGSKIGYLKATVEFALRHPEVATEFEQYLSERFPELVAA; encoded by the coding sequence ATGCTGAAAGTCACAAAAGCCGTATTTCCCGTTGCCGGCCTCGGCACCCGCTTTCTGCCCGCGACGAAAGCGAGTCCGAAGGAAATGTTGCCGGTCGTCGACAAACCCCTGATCCAATACGCGGTCGAGGAAGCGATCGCGGCCGGCATCACCGAGATGATCTTCGTCACCGGCCGAAGCAAGCGCGCAATCGAGGATCACTTCGACAAGTCGTACGAGATCGAGGCAGAACTCGAAGCGCGCGGCAAAGAGAAGCTGCTGTCGCTCGTGCGCAGCATCAAGCCGCGCAACGTCGACTGCTTCTATGTGCGCCAGGCCGAAGCGCTCGGCCTCGGCCACGCGGTGTTGTGCGCAGAGAAGCTCGTCGGCGACAGTCCGTTCGCCGTCGTGCTCGCGGACGATCTGCTCGACGGCCGCCCGCCCGTGCTGCGGCAGATGATCGACGTGTTCAATCACTATCACACGTCGGTCGTCGGCGTCGAAGAGATCGCGTTGCAACACTCGAAATCGTATGGCGTGATCGACGGCAAGCGTTGGGAGGACGACCTCTTCAAGCTGTCGGGAATCGTCGAAAAGCCCGAGCCTGCGGTTGCGCCGTCGAACTTCGGCGTCGTCGGGCGCTACGTGCTGAAGCCGCGGATCTTCGATCATCTGCGCTCGCTCAAGCCCGGCGCCGGCGGAGAGCTGCAGTTGACCGACGCGCTTCAGTCGCTGCTGAAGGACGAGCAGGTGCTCGCCTATCGGTACGACGGCGCGCGCTTCGATTGCGGCAGCAAAATCGGCTATCTGAAGGCGACCGTCGAGTTCGCGCTGCGTCATCCGGAAGTCGCGACCGAATTCGAGCAGTATCTGAGCGAGCGCTTTCCCGAGCTCGTCGCGGCGTAA
- a CDS encoding glycosyltransferase, with protein MKVFILHPGKANYPEIAAYRDFLGQRGFEVHDGDANAYAQFGNRSNCILWCIMGFYRSLPPARFVIHDYRSLSVGRLAAVKDAVKRALNARPDLRIFQNERMRDAMAFCDGVPSLLLPMGVPDWIFGIANEPAGDGPAGRFCYIGEMSRERGFHEVLAAYRDAPRTARDTLVLVGQPEPEIHDAFRHVEGIEFVGRVPQRDALKIVQRSEYAVCYFPYHRPHCYQTPTKLLEYAALGKKIVCNDAPSNVEAVKALGIRSHVTGASIFDELLPLAQLHAQRNDPARLKRLGWTAVIAQSGVSAHLDAVSSMRGAR; from the coding sequence ATGAAGGTATTCATCCTCCACCCTGGCAAGGCGAACTACCCGGAAATCGCCGCGTACCGGGATTTTCTCGGCCAGCGCGGATTCGAGGTGCACGACGGCGATGCGAACGCGTATGCGCAGTTCGGCAACCGAAGCAACTGCATCCTGTGGTGCATCATGGGCTTCTATCGTTCGCTGCCGCCCGCGCGGTTCGTGATTCACGACTACCGATCGCTGTCGGTCGGCCGGCTCGCGGCCGTCAAGGATGCGGTCAAGCGCGCGTTGAACGCGAGGCCGGATCTGCGAATCTTCCAGAACGAGCGGATGCGCGACGCGATGGCGTTTTGCGACGGCGTGCCGTCGCTGCTGCTGCCGATGGGCGTGCCGGACTGGATCTTCGGGATCGCGAACGAACCGGCGGGCGACGGCCCGGCCGGACGCTTCTGCTACATCGGCGAGATGAGCCGCGAGCGTGGCTTTCACGAGGTGCTGGCCGCGTATCGCGACGCGCCGCGCACGGCGCGCGACACGCTCGTGCTGGTCGGCCAGCCGGAGCCGGAAATTCACGACGCATTCCGGCACGTCGAAGGCATCGAGTTCGTCGGACGCGTGCCGCAGCGCGACGCGCTCAAGATCGTGCAGCGTTCCGAATATGCGGTCTGCTATTTCCCGTATCATCGTCCGCACTGCTATCAGACGCCGACGAAGCTGCTCGAATACGCGGCGCTTGGCAAGAAGATCGTCTGCAACGATGCGCCGTCCAATGTCGAGGCGGTGAAGGCGCTCGGCATCCGGTCTCACGTCACGGGTGCATCGATATTCGACGAGTTGCTGCCGTTGGCGCAGCTCCACGCGCAGCGCAACGATCCCGCGCGGCTGAAGCGGCTCGGATGGACCGCGGTGATCGCGCAATCGGGCGTGTCCGCGCATCTCGACGCGGTGTCTTCGATGCGAGGTGCGCGATGA